In Streptomyces qaidamensis, one DNA window encodes the following:
- the trmD gene encoding tRNA (guanosine(37)-N1)-methyltransferase TrmD produces MRLDVVTIFPEYLEPLNVSLVGKARARGQLDVHVHDLRSWTYDRHNTVDDTPYGGGPGMVMKTGPWGDALDSVLADGYETGSRAPALIVPTPSGRPFTQELAVQLSERPWLIFTPARYEGIDRRVVDEYATRMPVYEVSIGDYVLAGGEAAVLVVTEAVARLLPGVLGNAESHRDDSFAPGAMASLLEGPVYTKPPEWRGRDIPDVLLSGHHGKIARWRRDEALKRTTAHRPDLIERCDPKAFDKKDREMLSILGWAPDPAGEPYGRFWRRTDGVEE; encoded by the coding sequence ATGCGCCTCGACGTCGTCACGATCTTCCCCGAGTACCTGGAACCGCTGAACGTCTCCCTCGTCGGCAAGGCACGCGCGCGTGGACAGCTCGACGTGCACGTCCACGACCTGCGTTCCTGGACCTACGACCGCCACAACACCGTCGACGACACCCCCTACGGCGGCGGCCCCGGCATGGTCATGAAGACCGGGCCGTGGGGGGATGCGCTGGACTCGGTCCTGGCCGACGGCTACGAGACCGGCTCCCGGGCGCCCGCCCTCATCGTGCCCACGCCCAGCGGCCGCCCCTTCACCCAGGAACTCGCCGTCCAGCTCTCCGAGCGCCCCTGGCTGATCTTCACCCCGGCCCGTTACGAGGGCATCGACCGCCGCGTCGTCGACGAGTACGCGACACGGATGCCCGTCTACGAGGTGTCCATCGGCGACTACGTCCTGGCCGGCGGCGAGGCGGCCGTCCTCGTCGTCACGGAGGCCGTGGCGCGGCTGCTGCCCGGGGTCCTGGGCAACGCCGAGTCCCACCGGGACGACTCCTTCGCGCCCGGCGCCATGGCGAGCCTGCTGGAGGGGCCCGTCTACACCAAGCCGCCCGAGTGGCGCGGCCGGGACATCCCCGACGTGCTGCTCAGCGGCCACCACGGCAAGATCGCCCGTTGGCGCCGCGACGAGGCCCTGAAGCGCACGACCGCCCACCGGCCCGACCTCATCGAGCGGTGCGACCCCAAGGCCTTCGACAAGAAGGACCGCGAGATGCTCTCCATCCTCGGCTGGGCGCCCGACCCGGCGGGGGAGCCGTACGGCCGATTTTGGCGCAGGACCGACGGCGTGGAAGAATAG
- the rplS gene encoding 50S ribosomal protein L19, protein MSHLLETVDSASLRSDVPAFRPGDTVNVHVRVIEGNRSRVQQFKGVVIRRQGSGVRETFTVRKVSFSVGVERTFPVHTPIVEKIELVTKGDVRRAKLYYLRELRGKAAKIKEKREN, encoded by the coding sequence ATGTCTCACCTGCTCGAAACCGTCGACTCCGCGTCGCTGCGCAGCGACGTCCCCGCGTTCCGCCCGGGCGACACCGTCAACGTCCACGTCCGCGTCATCGAGGGCAACCGCTCCCGTGTGCAGCAGTTCAAGGGCGTTGTGATCCGCCGCCAGGGCTCCGGCGTGCGCGAGACCTTCACGGTCCGCAAGGTCTCCTTCTCCGTCGGCGTCGAGCGCACCTTCCCGGTGCACACCCCGATCGTCGAGAAGATCGAGCTCGTCACCAAGGGTGACGTCCGTCGCGCCAAGCTGTACTACCTGCGCGAGCTGCGCGGCAAGGCCGCGAAGATCAAGGAGAAGCGCGAGAACTGA
- the lepB gene encoding signal peptidase I, protein MDTEAQPTERDRSSHSSASEGTTSEAAGSEDRSRFALVSRIGSWVPGGRITLTLLVCLLFLLLLSTFVLRPFQIPSGSMEQGLRIGDRVLVNKLAYRFGAVPQRGDIVVFDGTGYFGHADYIKRVVGVGGDRVVCCDREGRIQVNGRPVDESGFLYPGDSPSAVPFDVVVPGGTLFVLGDHRSDSSDSRDHLGSPGGGMIPVGDVIGRADGIVWPFGHATRLHRPDAYARVPAAGRAGAHG, encoded by the coding sequence ATGGACACCGAAGCACAGCCGACGGAGCGCGACCGCTCCTCCCACTCTTCCGCATCCGAGGGAACGACCTCGGAGGCCGCAGGGTCGGAGGACCGGTCGCGTTTCGCGTTGGTGTCGCGTATCGGCTCCTGGGTCCCGGGTGGCCGGATCACCCTCACCCTGCTCGTCTGCCTGCTGTTCCTGCTGCTGCTCAGTACGTTCGTGCTGCGCCCGTTCCAGATCCCCAGCGGATCCATGGAGCAGGGATTGAGGATCGGGGACCGGGTTCTCGTAAATAAGTTGGCGTACCGTTTCGGTGCCGTGCCGCAGCGGGGAGACATCGTCGTGTTCGACGGGACCGGGTACTTCGGGCACGCGGACTACATCAAGCGCGTTGTCGGTGTGGGGGGAGACCGCGTGGTCTGCTGCGACAGGGAGGGGAGGATCCAGGTGAACGGCCGGCCGGTCGACGAGTCGGGCTTCCTGTATCCCGGCGACAGCCCGTCCGCGGTGCCCTTCGACGTCGTCGTGCCCGGCGGCACCCTCTTCGTCCTCGGTGACCACCGCAGCGACTCCAGCGACTCCCGCGACCACCTCGGCTCGCCGGGCGGAGGCATGATCCCCGTCGGCGACGTCATCGGCCGCGCCGACGGGATCGTCTGGCCCTTCGGCCACGCCACCCGGCTGCACCGCCCTGACGCCTACGCGCGCGTGCCCGCCGCCGGAAGGGCGGGCGCCCATGGGTAA
- the lepB gene encoding signal peptidase I → MGNRGKPRGVPASPAENLLPTGARRAAGASSGRTRAERRKLQRKVKRRRRRGAVKEIPLLVGVAVLIALVLKTFLVQAFVIPSGSMEQTIQIGDRVLVDKLTPWFGSKPQRGDVVVFKDPGGWLQDEQPTTQKADPVVIKQVKEGLTFIGLLPSENEKDLIKRVVGVGGDRVKCCDTQGRVTVNGVPLVEDYLYPGIAPSDTPFDITVPQGRLWVMGDHRNNSADSRAHQDTDYGGTVSEDEVVGRAMVIAWPFGHWNMLEEPNTYASVSDSATGSTAAPELSHRVASYDSNGTIQLPTPAELPLVMGVVGLRRVWGRRRHTVRSWRGGCGGWRTVRTRRRGAPRTPRGIRRPGRGQRRDLRE, encoded by the coding sequence ATGGGTAACCGCGGCAAACCGCGCGGCGTCCCCGCGAGCCCCGCGGAGAACCTGCTGCCCACCGGAGCCCGGCGCGCCGCCGGAGCCTCCAGTGGCCGGACGCGCGCCGAGCGGCGCAAGCTCCAGCGCAAGGTCAAGCGGCGCCGCAGGCGCGGTGCCGTCAAGGAGATACCGCTCCTCGTGGGCGTGGCGGTCCTGATAGCGCTCGTGCTGAAGACGTTCCTCGTCCAGGCCTTCGTCATCCCGTCCGGCTCCATGGAGCAGACGATCCAGATCGGCGACCGCGTCCTGGTCGACAAGCTCACCCCGTGGTTCGGCTCGAAGCCGCAGCGCGGGGACGTCGTCGTCTTCAAGGACCCCGGGGGCTGGCTCCAGGACGAGCAGCCCACCACGCAGAAGGCGGACCCCGTCGTCATCAAACAGGTCAAGGAAGGGCTCACCTTCATCGGCCTGCTGCCGTCCGAGAACGAGAAGGACCTCATCAAGCGGGTCGTCGGCGTCGGCGGCGACCGCGTCAAGTGCTGCGACACGCAGGGGCGCGTGACCGTCAACGGAGTCCCGCTGGTCGAGGACTACCTCTATCCCGGCATCGCCCCGTCCGACACGCCGTTCGACATCACCGTCCCCCAGGGACGGCTGTGGGTGATGGGCGACCACCGCAACAACTCCGCGGACTCCCGCGCCCACCAGGACACCGACTACGGGGGCACCGTCTCCGAGGACGAGGTGGTGGGCCGCGCCATGGTCATCGCCTGGCCCTTCGGGCACTGGAACATGCTGGAGGAACCGAATACGTACGCCTCCGTGTCCGACTCGGCCACGGGGTCGACCGCTGCTCCCGAACTGTCGCATAGGGTTGCCTCCTACGATTCGAACGGAACGATCCAGCTCCCGACCCCTGCGGAACTCCCGCTCGTTATGGGAGTGGTGGGCCTGCGCCGCGTATGGGGCAGGCGGCGGCACACAGTGAGGAGTTGGCGTGGGGGATGTGGCGGTTGGCGCACGGTCCGGACACGACGGCGAGGAGCACCGCGGACGCCCCGCGGAATCCGCCGTCCCGGCCGCGGACAGCGCCGTGACCTCCGGGAGTGA
- the lepB gene encoding signal peptidase I, translating to MGDVAVGARSGHDGEEHRGRPAESAVPAADSAVTSGSDSGTAEDGRVTGEHTTAEDQGPGGPARTPKKPRSFWKELPILIGIALVLALLIKTFLVQAFSIPSDSMQNTLQQGDRVLVDKLTPWFGSEPERGEVVVFHDPDKWLAGEPTTDPNALQTFLSWIGLMPSVEEKDLIKRVIGVGGDTIECKGTGPLTVNGKALDERSYVYAGNTPCSVDDQGGQFKVKVPKGFIWVMGDHRQNSRDSRYQQADKHHGMVPVKDVVGRAVVVAWPINRWDTLPVPDTFDQSGLNAQPNAAGLPVAPQGIALLGVVPVVLWRRRKQ from the coding sequence GTGGGGGATGTGGCGGTTGGCGCACGGTCCGGACACGACGGCGAGGAGCACCGCGGACGCCCCGCGGAATCCGCCGTCCCGGCCGCGGACAGCGCCGTGACCTCCGGGAGTGACTCCGGGACAGCCGAGGACGGCAGGGTGACGGGCGAACATACGACAGCCGAGGACCAGGGGCCGGGCGGACCGGCCCGGACACCGAAGAAGCCGCGCTCCTTCTGGAAGGAGCTGCCCATCCTGATCGGTATCGCGCTGGTACTGGCGCTGCTGATCAAGACCTTCCTGGTGCAGGCGTTCTCCATCCCCTCCGACTCGATGCAGAACACCCTCCAGCAGGGCGACCGCGTCCTGGTCGACAAGCTCACCCCCTGGTTCGGCTCCGAGCCCGAGCGCGGCGAGGTCGTCGTCTTCCATGACCCGGACAAGTGGCTGGCCGGCGAGCCGACCACGGACCCGAACGCCCTGCAGACCTTCCTCAGCTGGATCGGTCTCATGCCGTCCGTGGAGGAGAAGGACCTCATCAAGCGCGTCATCGGCGTCGGCGGCGACACCATCGAGTGCAAGGGCACCGGCCCGCTCACGGTCAACGGCAAGGCGCTGGACGAGCGCTCGTACGTCTACGCGGGCAACACGCCGTGCAGTGTCGACGACCAGGGCGGCCAGTTCAAGGTGAAGGTCCCCAAGGGCTTCATCTGGGTCATGGGCGATCACCGGCAGAACTCGCGGGACTCCCGCTACCAGCAGGCCGACAAGCACCACGGCATGGTCCCGGTGAAGGACGTCGTCGGACGCGCCGTGGTCGTCGCCTGGCCGATCAACCGCTGGGACACCCTGCCGGTGCCGGACACCTTCGACCAGTCCGGCCTGAACGCCCAGCCGAACGCGGCGGGCCTGCCGGTCGCACCGCAGGGGATCGCGCTCCTCGGCGTGGTGCCGGTGGTGCTCTGGCGTCGCCGGAAGCAGTGA
- the lepB gene encoding signal peptidase I encodes MGGESVTHTAPRSGGSGTGPVGSRTGQRLSGLAVALGLVLFLGGFAWGAVVYRPYTVPTSSMTPTIDAGDRILAQRVDGGEVRRGDVVVFRDATWANAPMVKRVVAVGGDTVSCCQDGKLKVNGKEIDETYLPKGTPAEMSNFPTVTVPEGRLFLLGDERGNSVDSTAHLTDAASGTVARSAVDARVDAVVWPMKGMLERPTGFEALSTLSSPGPLRTITFLVIAGAVLVLGGGAYGPIAKRAGAARARRGSAEPAGAR; translated from the coding sequence ATGGGTGGCGAGAGCGTGACGCACACGGCCCCGCGCAGCGGCGGCTCAGGGACGGGCCCGGTGGGCAGCCGGACCGGACAGCGACTGTCCGGGCTGGCCGTCGCACTGGGCCTCGTGCTGTTCCTCGGCGGGTTCGCCTGGGGAGCGGTGGTCTACCGGCCGTACACCGTCCCCACCAGTTCGATGACACCGACGATCGACGCGGGCGACCGGATCCTGGCGCAGCGTGTCGACGGTGGCGAGGTGCGCCGCGGGGACGTCGTCGTGTTCAGGGACGCGACCTGGGCCAACGCGCCCATGGTCAAGCGCGTGGTCGCCGTCGGTGGCGACACGGTCTCCTGCTGCCAGGACGGCAAGCTGAAGGTCAACGGCAAGGAGATCGACGAAACGTACCTGCCCAAGGGCACTCCGGCCGAGATGAGCAACTTCCCGACCGTGACCGTCCCCGAGGGCCGCCTGTTCCTGCTCGGCGACGAGCGCGGCAATTCCGTGGACTCCACGGCCCACCTGACCGACGCCGCCAGCGGCACGGTGGCGCGTTCCGCCGTGGACGCCCGTGTCGACGCCGTCGTCTGGCCCATGAAGGGCATGCTGGAGCGCCCCACCGGCTTCGAGGCGCTCAGCACCCTCTCCTCACCCGGCCCGCTGCGGACGATCACTTTCCTCGTGATCGCCGGCGCGGTGCTCGTCCTGGGCGGAGGGGCCTACGGGCCCATCGCCAAGCGCGCGGGCGCCGCCCGGGCCCGTCGGGGGAGTGCGGAGCCCGCAGGTGCCCGCTGA
- a CDS encoding NUDIX hydrolase translates to MPAEPVGTGRDTYEGGLRKVARVVLLDPQDRILLLHGHEPDDPADDWWFTPGGGVEGDETREQAARRELAEETGITEVELGPVLWRRRCSFPFAGRRWDQDEWYYLARTDRTAVAATGLTELERRSVAGARWWTCPELSRAHETVYPTRLAGLLRTLLDEGPPARPVILDPEIV, encoded by the coding sequence GTGCCCGCTGAGCCCGTGGGGACGGGCCGGGACACCTACGAGGGCGGATTGCGCAAGGTCGCCCGGGTCGTGCTGCTCGACCCGCAGGACCGCATCCTGCTGCTCCACGGCCACGAGCCGGACGATCCGGCCGACGACTGGTGGTTCACCCCCGGCGGCGGTGTGGAGGGTGACGAGACCCGTGAACAGGCCGCCCGGCGGGAACTCGCCGAGGAGACGGGCATCACCGAGGTCGAGCTCGGTCCGGTGCTGTGGCGGCGGAGGTGCTCCTTCCCGTTCGCCGGACGCCGCTGGGACCAGGACGAGTGGTACTACCTGGCCCGCACGGACCGTACGGCGGTGGCCGCCACCGGGCTGACCGAGCTGGAACGGCGCAGTGTCGCCGGAGCGCGCTGGTGGACGTGTCCAGAACTGAGCCGGGCACATGAGACGGTGTATCCGACCAGACTCGCCGGGCTGCTGCGCACGCTGCTCGACGAAGGTCCCCCGGCCAGGCCTGTGATCCTTGACCCGGAAATCGTCTAG
- a CDS encoding DUF2469 domain-containing protein, translating into MSAEDLEKYETEMELKLYREYRDVVGLFKYVIETERRFYLTNDYEMQVHSVQGEVFFEVSMADAWVWDMYRPARFVKQVRVLTFKDVNIEELNKSDLELPSG; encoded by the coding sequence ATGAGCGCCGAGGACCTCGAGAAGTACGAGACCGAGATGGAGCTGAAGCTCTACCGGGAGTACCGCGATGTCGTCGGTCTGTTCAAATACGTGATCGAGACCGAGCGGCGCTTCTACCTGACCAATGACTACGAGATGCAGGTGCACTCGGTCCAGGGTGAGGTGTTCTTCGAGGTGTCCATGGCGGATGCCTGGGTGTGGGACATGTATCGGCCGGCCCGGTTCGTGAAGCAGGTCCGGGTCCTCACGTTCAAGGACGTGAACATCGAGGAGCTGAACAAGAGCGACCTGGAGCTGCCGAGCGGGTGA
- a CDS encoding YraN family protein, which translates to MIVGTGGGADMTAHLARSAMGKYGESLAARRLAEAGLTVLERNWRSGRTGEIDIVARDGDVLVVCEVKTRREGPFEHPMAAVTPQKAGRLRDLAERWIQTHGGAPPGGVRIDVVGVLLPARGAAVVEHVRGVA; encoded by the coding sequence GTGATCGTTGGCACCGGAGGTGGTGCCGACATGACCGCACATCTGGCACGCAGTGCCATGGGCAAGTACGGGGAGAGCCTGGCCGCGCGGCGGCTGGCCGAGGCAGGTCTGACGGTCCTGGAGCGCAACTGGCGCTCCGGCCGCACCGGAGAGATCGACATCGTGGCCAGGGACGGGGACGTCCTGGTCGTCTGCGAGGTGAAGACCCGCCGGGAGGGTCCGTTCGAGCATCCGATGGCGGCCGTGACCCCGCAGAAGGCGGGGCGGCTGCGGGACCTGGCCGAGCGGTGGATCCAGACACACGGAGGCGCACCGCCCGGCGGAGTCCGCATCGACGTGGTCGGGGTACTGCTGCCGGCCCGCGGTGCCGCCGTGGTCGAGCATGTGCGGGGGGTGGCCTGA
- a CDS encoding YifB family Mg chelatase-like AAA ATPase, with translation MAFARTCSVALVGVEGVVVEVQADLEPGVAAFTLVGLPDKSLTESRDRVRAAVVNSGAAWPQKKLTVGLSPASVPKSGSGFDLAVAAAVLGAAERIDPRVLADIVMIGELGLDGRVRPVRGVLPAVLAAAGAGYEQVVVPECAAAEASLVPGVSVLGVRSLRQLIAILADEPVPDEDPDEQGRPDPLLAGLRMPGTGAATGMHSGGAAQHDHGHDLADVVGQTSARTAVEVAAAGGHHLFLEGPPGAGKTMLAERLPAVLPRLGRQESLEVTAVHSVAGLLPPGKPLIDVAPYCAPHHSATMQALVGGGPGVARPGAVSLSHRGVLFLDETPEFSSHALDALRQPLEAGHVVIARSAGVVRFPAKFLMVLAANPCPCGRFSQRDDLCECPPSAIRRYQARLSGPLLDRVDLRVEVDRVTRTQLTASGARGESTATVADRVRAARERATGRLAGTPWCTNSEVPGRELRSRWYAVPGAMDEAERNLERGVLTARGLDRVLRVAWTVADLVGHDRPDATDVALALQLRTGVPRGVPMAIGALT, from the coding sequence ATGGCATTCGCCCGTACGTGTTCGGTGGCGCTGGTGGGCGTCGAGGGCGTGGTCGTCGAGGTCCAGGCCGATCTGGAACCCGGCGTCGCGGCGTTCACGCTGGTGGGGCTGCCCGACAAGAGCCTCACGGAAAGCCGGGACCGAGTGCGTGCCGCGGTCGTCAACTCGGGCGCCGCCTGGCCGCAGAAGAAGCTCACCGTCGGCCTGAGCCCGGCCTCGGTGCCGAAGTCCGGCAGCGGTTTCGACCTGGCCGTCGCGGCGGCCGTCCTCGGTGCGGCGGAGCGCATCGACCCGCGCGTCCTCGCCGACATCGTGATGATCGGCGAACTCGGGCTGGACGGTCGGGTGCGGCCGGTGCGGGGGGTGCTGCCGGCGGTTCTGGCCGCGGCCGGTGCGGGGTACGAGCAGGTGGTGGTGCCCGAGTGCGCCGCCGCCGAGGCGTCCCTCGTGCCCGGCGTGTCGGTGCTGGGCGTCCGCAGCCTGCGGCAGCTGATCGCCATCCTGGCCGACGAACCGGTGCCCGACGAGGATCCGGACGAGCAGGGCCGCCCGGACCCCCTGCTCGCCGGGCTGCGCATGCCGGGGACCGGCGCGGCCACGGGCATGCACAGCGGCGGCGCGGCCCAGCACGACCACGGCCATGACCTGGCGGACGTCGTCGGACAGACCTCGGCCCGCACGGCGGTGGAGGTGGCCGCGGCGGGTGGGCACCACCTCTTCCTCGAAGGGCCGCCCGGTGCCGGCAAGACGATGCTCGCCGAGCGGCTGCCGGCCGTTCTGCCCCGGCTCGGCCGGCAGGAGTCGCTGGAGGTCACCGCGGTCCACTCGGTGGCGGGCCTGCTGCCCCCGGGCAAGCCGCTGATCGACGTCGCGCCCTACTGCGCCCCGCACCACTCGGCCACCATGCAGGCACTCGTCGGCGGCGGCCCTGGCGTCGCGCGGCCCGGCGCGGTGTCCCTGTCCCATCGCGGGGTGCTGTTCCTGGACGAGACGCCGGAATTCAGCAGCCATGCCCTGGACGCGCTGCGGCAGCCCCTGGAGGCGGGGCATGTCGTGATCGCGCGCAGTGCGGGAGTCGTGCGCTTCCCGGCGAAGTTCCTCATGGTGCTCGCGGCCAACCCGTGCCCGTGCGGCCGGTTCTCGCAGCGTGACGACCTGTGTGAATGCCCGCCCTCGGCCATCCGCCGCTACCAGGCCAGGCTCTCCGGTCCGCTGCTGGACCGAGTCGACCTGCGCGTCGAGGTGGACCGCGTCACCCGCACCCAGCTGACCGCCTCCGGCGCCAGGGGCGAGTCGACCGCGACGGTCGCCGACCGGGTCAGGGCGGCCCGCGAACGGGCCACGGGCCGCCTTGCCGGCACACCCTGGTGCACGAACAGCGAGGTACCCGGCCGGGAGCTGCGCAGCCGCTGGTACGCCGTGCCGGGCGCGATGGACGAGGCCGAGCGGAACCTGGAGCGGGGCGTCCTGACCGCCCGCGGCCTCGATCGCGTCCTGCGCGTGGCCTGGACCGTCGCCGACCTCGTCGGCCACGACCGGCCCGACGCCACGGATGTCGCCCTCGCGCTCCAGCTGCGCACCGGAGTGCCGCGAGGCGTCCCCATGGCCATCGGGGCACTGACATGA
- the dprA gene encoding DNA-processing protein DprA, with the protein MSVDEPGGELLARVLLTRVIEPGDEAGGQWVRELGVAEVVRRLGEGGAPLPGASGTRWAGLVARARAARPRRDLEAARDAGVRFVSPGDAEWPGQLDDLGDARPLGLWVRGRPSLRMWALRSVAVVGARACTEYGAHMAATLAAGLAEQGWVVVSGGAYGVDGAAHRGALGAGGATVAVLACGVDRPYPRGHTRLISRIAEQGLVIGELPPGDHPTPSRFILRNRVIAALTRGTVVVEAAHRSGSLVTARAAQRLGRHTMGVPGPATSALSAGVHDLLRGEAVLVTDVADVVELVGDIGELAPDRRGPVLPRDLLEPATRQVLAALPGRGAARPHEIARSAQTAQDDAIARLYELRALGYVERHGDGWKLTRQAVMSVRDGRGPG; encoded by the coding sequence ATGAGCGTCGACGAACCGGGTGGCGAGCTGCTCGCCCGGGTCCTGCTCACCCGTGTCATCGAGCCCGGCGACGAGGCCGGCGGGCAGTGGGTGCGTGAGCTCGGCGTCGCCGAAGTGGTTCGGCGGCTCGGGGAGGGCGGGGCCCCTCTGCCGGGTGCGAGCGGGACGCGGTGGGCCGGGCTGGTGGCCAGGGCGCGGGCAGCCCGGCCGCGCCGGGATCTGGAGGCCGCCCGGGACGCGGGAGTGCGGTTCGTGTCTCCCGGGGACGCGGAGTGGCCGGGGCAGCTCGACGATCTGGGGGATGCCCGGCCCCTGGGGCTGTGGGTGCGCGGGCGGCCCAGTCTGCGGATGTGGGCGCTCAGATCGGTCGCCGTGGTCGGCGCCCGGGCCTGCACCGAGTACGGGGCGCATATGGCCGCGACCCTCGCCGCCGGCCTCGCCGAGCAGGGCTGGGTCGTGGTGTCCGGCGGCGCCTACGGAGTCGACGGCGCCGCCCATCGCGGAGCGCTCGGAGCCGGCGGCGCCACCGTCGCCGTCCTCGCCTGCGGCGTCGACCGGCCCTACCCCCGCGGCCACACCCGGCTGATCAGCAGGATCGCCGAACAGGGACTGGTGATCGGCGAGTTGCCGCCCGGCGATCACCCGACACCGAGCCGGTTCATCCTGCGGAACAGAGTGATCGCCGCACTCACCCGTGGCACGGTCGTCGTCGAAGCCGCCCACCGCAGCGGCTCCCTGGTCACCGCGCGGGCGGCACAGCGCCTCGGCCGGCACACGATGGGCGTGCCGGGCCCCGCCACCAGCGCGCTCTCCGCCGGAGTGCACGATCTGCTGCGCGGGGAGGCCGTCCTGGTCACCGATGTCGCGGACGTCGTCGAACTGGTCGGTGACATCGGAGAGCTGGCCCCCGACCGGCGCGGCCCCGTCCTGCCCCGGGACCTGCTGGAACCGGCCACCCGGCAGGTGCTCGCGGCACTGCCCGGGCGTGGGGCGGCCCGGCCGCACGAGATCGCTCGCTCCGCACAGACCGCTCAGGACGACGCGATCGCGAGACTGTACGAACTCCGAGCACTCGGATACGTCGAACGACACGGCGACGGCTGGAAGTTGACACGCCAGGCGGTGATGTCGGTCCGCGACGGTCGCGGACCGGGTTGA
- the whiG gene encoding RNA polymerase sigma factor WhiG, which produces MPQHTSGSDRAAIPPAARDGGSVRPPAPSTLDELWRSYKATGDERLREQLILHYSPLVKYVAGRVSVGLPSNVEQADFVSSGVFGLIDAIEKFDIDREIKFETYAITRIRGAMIDELRALDWIPRSVRQKARNVERAYATLEARLRRTPSEGEVASEMGIAVEELHAVFSQLSLANVVALEELLHGSGEGGDGLSVMDTLEDTAADNPVEVAEDRELRRFLARAISTLPDREKTVVTLYYYEGLTLAEIGNVLGVTESRVSQIHTKSVLQLRAKLASFGR; this is translated from the coding sequence ATGCCCCAGCACACCTCCGGGTCCGACCGGGCGGCGATCCCCCCAGCCGCCCGTGACGGTGGCAGCGTGCGGCCGCCCGCTCCCTCGACGCTCGACGAGCTGTGGCGGTCGTACAAGGCGACGGGCGACGAGCGGCTGCGGGAGCAGCTGATCCTGCACTACTCGCCCCTCGTGAAGTACGTCGCGGGACGGGTCAGCGTGGGCCTGCCGTCCAACGTCGAGCAGGCGGACTTCGTCTCGTCCGGGGTGTTCGGACTGATCGACGCGATCGAGAAGTTCGACATCGACCGCGAGATCAAGTTCGAGACGTACGCGATCACCCGGATCCGCGGCGCCATGATCGACGAACTCCGGGCATTGGACTGGATCCCCCGCTCGGTGCGGCAGAAGGCGCGCAACGTGGAGCGGGCGTACGCCACGCTGGAGGCGCGGCTGCGGCGGACCCCGAGCGAGGGCGAGGTGGCCTCCGAGATGGGCATCGCCGTCGAGGAACTCCACGCGGTGTTCAGCCAGTTGTCGCTGGCCAACGTGGTGGCCCTGGAGGAGCTGCTGCACGGGAGCGGCGAGGGCGGCGACGGGCTCAGCGTCATGGACACGCTGGAGGACACCGCCGCCGACAACCCCGTCGAGGTCGCCGAGGACCGGGAGCTGAGGAGGTTCCTGGCCAGGGCGATCAGCACGCTGCCGGACCGGGAGAAGACCGTCGTGACGCTGTACTACTACGAGGGCCTCACCCTGGCCGAGATCGGGAACGTGCTGGGTGTGACCGAGAGCCGGGTCAGTCAGATCCACACCAAGTCGGTGCTGCAACTGAGAGCGAAGCTGGCGAGCTTCGGCCGCTGA
- a CDS encoding TetR/AcrR family transcriptional regulator codes for MAEHRSMQRAALLDAARSLLSEGGTEALTFPALAERTGLARSSVYEYFRSRAAVVEELCEVDFPVWAADVSAAMERAGTAEAKVEAYVRQQLELVGDRRHRAVVAISASELDAGAREKIRAAHGGLVAMIVEALGELGHAQPRLAAMLLQGVVDAAVRRIELGAAEEPAAIVDAAVSMALRGVRG; via the coding sequence GTGGCCGAGCACCGGTCGATGCAGCGAGCCGCCCTGCTGGACGCGGCTCGTTCCTTGTTGTCCGAGGGCGGTACGGAGGCGCTGACCTTCCCGGCCCTCGCCGAGCGGACGGGCCTCGCGCGATCGTCCGTCTACGAGTACTTCCGGTCACGGGCGGCCGTGGTCGAGGAGCTGTGCGAGGTCGACTTCCCGGTCTGGGCGGCGGACGTGTCGGCGGCGATGGAGCGGGCCGGTACGGCCGAGGCCAAGGTCGAGGCATACGTGCGGCAGCAGCTGGAGCTGGTCGGGGACCGGCGGCACCGGGCCGTGGTCGCGATCTCCGCAAGTGAGCTCGACGCGGGGGCGCGGGAGAAGATCCGGGCGGCGCACGGCGGGCTGGTCGCGATGATCGTCGAGGCGCTGGGCGAGCTGGGGCATGCGCAGCCCCGGCTGGCGGCGATGCTGTTGCAGGGGGTCGTGGACGCGGCCGTGCGGAGGATCGAGCTGGGGGCGGCGGAGGAGCCGGCCGCCATCGTCGATGCGGCGGTTTCCATGGCTCTGCGGGGTGTGCGGGGCTGA